CAAGCTGTGTGCACCGGTGGCGCTGGCCGACCTGGCGCTGGCAGCGGGCATGAGCGTGCGCAGCCTCAATCAGCTGTGCCAGCGCCACCATGGCGTCTCGCCGATGGAGCTGCTGCGCAATATGCGGCTCGACGCCGCCCACGCCCATTTGCAGATGCATGCCGAAGCCGGCGTGGCCGACACCGCGCTCGCATTCGGCTTCGGCCACGCGGGCCGGTTTGCCGCGTACTACCGCGCGCGCCATGGCCATTTGCCACGTAGCCAGAAACGGATGGCGCCTGCTTCATGATTGCCAGATCCGGCTAGCAGCGCAGGGGCCTCTTCCCTAGACTCGATTCATCGAGTCCACCACACGGAGAGGTCCCATGTCCCATCTAGACGAAGCAGCTGCCGCACCGGCCACGGTGCATCCCCTGGTGCAGTTCCCGCGCACCGACGGTTCGCGCACGCCGTATAAAGTGTTCAGTTCGCAGGAAGTATACGAGCGCGAACAGGAAAAGATTTTTCGCGGTCCGGTCTGGAATTTCCTGGCGCTGGAAGCGGAAATCGAGAAGCCAGGCGATTTCAAATCGACGTTTGTCGGCGACACCCCGGTGGTGGTCACCCGCACCGACGACGGCAGCCTGGCCGCGTGGGTCAACAAATGTTCGCACCGGGGCGCCACCGTGTGCCGCGAGCAGCGCGGCAACGCCAGTTCGCACAGCTGCGCCTACCACCAGTGGAGTTTCGACCAGCGCGGCAACCTGCTCGGTGTACCGTTCCGCCGCGGCCAGAATGGCATGGCCGGCATGCCCAAGGATTTCGATCCGAAGTGCCACGGCCTGCGCCAGCTGCGCGTGGACAGCTACAAGGGCCTGGTCTTTGCCACCTTCAGCGAGACGGTGGAACCGCTGGTCGATTACCTGGGCGCCGAGATGACGCCGTGGCTCGACCGCATTTTTCATAAGCCGATCGTGTACCTCGGCTGCACCCGCCAGTACTCGAAATCGAACTGGAAGCTGTACCTGGAAAACGTCAAGGATCCGTACCACGCCAGCCTGCTGCACCTGTTCCACACGACCTTTAATATCTTCCGGGTGGGCATGAAGGCGCGGTCGATTGCCGACAAGCGCCACGGCCTGCACAGCATCATCACCGCCACCAAGAACCAGGAAGAAACCTCGGACGCCTACAAGCAGCAGGCGATCCGCTCGTTCGACGAAGGTTTTCAACTGGAAGACCCGTCGGTGCTGGGCCAGATCCAGGAATTCGAAGAGAACACCACCAACCACATCCAGCCGATCTTCCCGCAACTGGTGGTGCAGCAGATCCACAACACCCTGGTGGCGCGCCAGCTGCTGACCAAGGGCCCGGACAATTTCGAGCTGATTTTCCACTTCTTCGGCTACGCCGACGACACGCCCGAACTGCGCGCGCTGCGCATCAAGCAGGCCAACCTGGTGGGGCCGGCCGGCTATATCTCGATGGAAGACACGGAAGCGACGGAAATGGTCCAGCGCGGCACCCGGCGCGACCCGGATGCGTGCTCGGTGATCGAAATGTCGAAGGACAAGCCCGACCAGGAAGACACGCTGATCACCGAAAGCCTGATCCGCAAGTTCTGGCAGGGCTACCAGAAGCTGATGGCGTTTTAAGGAGGAATGAACATGGAACAAATGATCTTGTGGTTCGAGTTGCACCAGTTGCAGCAACAATACATCAGCGCGCTCGACAACGACCGCCTCGAGCAGTGGGCCGACTTCTTCACCGAAGAGTGTGTCTATGAAATCGTCCCGCGCGAAAACGAAGACGCCGGCCTGCCGATCGGCATCATCTACTGCGACAGCAAGCGCATGCTGCGCGACCGCGTACTGTCGCTGCGCCACGCCAATATCTACGAGGTGCACAGCTACCGCCACATGACGTCGGGCATGCAGATCCGCGTGATCGATGCCGACACCGTGGAAACCGAATCGAGCTACGTGGTGGTGCAAACCTTGCAGGACGGCGAATCGTTCGTGTACCAGGCCGGCCGCTACCTGGACGTGGTGGTGCGCACGCCGGACGGCTGGCGCTACAAAGCCAAGCGCGTGATCTACGACACCTCGCGCGTGGCCACCCTGCTGGCCACGCCGATCTGAGGCCGCCATGACGACCTGGATCGATCTCGGCGCGGCCGACGAATTTTGCGAAGACACGCCGGTGGCGAAACAGGCCGGCGGCCAGCCGCTGGCCGTGTTCCGTCTCGGCGACGACGTGTACGCGCTGCGCGACAAGTGCAGCCACGGCAATGCGCGGCTGTCCGATGGCTACGTGGAAGACGGCTGCGTCGAATGCCCGCTGCACCAGGGACTGATCGACATCCGCAGCGGCGCCGCCCGCTCGGCGCCGATTACCACAGCGGTGCGCAGCTTCCCGGTGCGGGTGGTGGCGGGCAGGGTGGAGGTCGATGTGGCCGAGCCGGCTGGTGCCGATGCCGGTGCTGCCTGCAGTAGCGCGACAGAGTTTGCTGGCGCTGGTGCCAGTACTGGTGCGGCCGCTGCTGCCGTTGGCGCCCCGGCTGCGGCCGGCGGCTGTGGCGGTGCGTATTCGGGCGCGGCTCCCGCTGCATCACCGGCAGCACCCGCAGCGCTGCTACCGGAAAGCCGCACGTTCTCGGTACGCATCGCCAGCATCGAAAAAGCCGGCGCCGATGTCGCCATACTGCGCCTGCACCAGGACAGCGGCGCGCCGCTGGACTACCTGCCCGGGCAGTACCTCGACGTGCTGCTCGATGGCGGCGTGCGCCGCAGCTATTCGATGGCAAGCATGGGCGGCGGCGACACGCTGGAACTGCACATCCGCCACCTGCCGGGTGGGCATTTTACCGATCACGTCTTCGGCGCACTACAGGCAGGCGAACGGCTGGCGCTGGAAGGCCCTGCCGGCGATTTTTATCTGCGCAGTGGCGAGGCGCCGGTGATCCTGCTGGCCAGCGGCACCGGCTTCGCACCGGTCAAAGCCATCATGCAGCAGGCGATCGCGCAAGGTAATTCGCGCAAAGTAAAGTTGTACTGGGGCGGCAGAAAGGCAGCGGACCTGTACCAGCACACGCTGTGCCTGCAATGGGCGGCCGAACTCTCATGGTTCGAGTACATCCCGGTGATTTCGGAACCGGCCGAAAGTGATTGGCAAGGCCGCACCGGCTTCGTCCACCAGGCGGTGCTCGACGACCATGCCGACCTGGCCCTACACCAGGTCTATGCCTGCGGCGCCCCGCCCATGGTAGCCGCCGCCCGCACCAGCTTCAGCCTTGAACGCAGCCTGCCGGCAACGCAATTCTTTGCCGACGCCTTCCTCTCGCTGGCCGACCTCCCGGCCAAGCGCTAAAACAACTTCGGGGTCAGTGCCGACATTCGGACACAAACTCGACCGTAGCAGCTACTACAGTTGAGCTCGTGTCTAAATGTCGGCACTGACCCCGAAGCTTACTGACCCCGAAGCTTATTTCTGTTTGATCTTGTAGCAAATCGCCAGCACCGCCACCCACGCCGGCATCATGTACACCGCGATCCGCGTATCGGGCGTCAGGTACATGATCACCACGATGCCGGCCATGAAGGCCAGGCACAGGTAGTTGGTCCACGGCTGGCCCCAGCTGCGGAAGCTGGTCCGTTCGCCGGCAGCCGCCTTGCTCTTGCTGAACTTCAAATGCGTGATGCTGATCATGGCCCAGTTGATCATCAAGGCCGCCACCACCAGCATCATCAACATGCCGAACGCCTTGCCCGGCATGACGTAGTTGACCACCACGCACAAGGCGGTGGCGGCCGCCGAGACGCCCAGCGCGTGCACCGGAATCCCGCGATTATTCACATGCGCCAGCGTCTTCGGCGCATGGCCTTGCAGCGCCAGACCGAGCAGCATGCGGCTGTTGCTGTACACGCAGCTGTTGTACACCGACAGCGCGGCCGTCAGCACCACCACGTTCAGGGCCGAGGCCACCCAGCCGTTGTCGAGCGCCTGGAAGATCAGCACGAACGGGCTGCCGCCTTGCTGGACGTCGCTCCACGGGTACAGCGACAACAGCACCGCCAGCGCGCCCACGTAAAAAATCAGGATGCGATAGACGACCTGGTTGGTGGCCTTGGGAATGGTCTTTTCCGGCGACTCCGCTTCGGCCGCCGTGATACCGACCAGTTCCAGCCCGCCGAACGAAAACATGATGATCGCCATCGCCATCACCATGCCGCCCACGCCGTGCGGGAAGAAGCCGCCCAGCGCCCACAGGTTGGTGATGCTGGCCTGCGGACCGCCGCTGCCGCTGATCAGCAGGTAGCCGCCGAAGCCGATCATGCCGATGATGGCCGCGACCTTGATGATGGCGAACCAGAACTCCATCTCGCCGAACAGTTTGACGTGCAGCAGGTTGACCGCGTTAATCAGCAGGAAGAAGCCCAGCGCCGACGCCCACATCGGCACGCCCGGCCACCAGTACTGCACGTAGATGCCGACGGCAGTCAGCTCGGCCATGCTGACCAGCACGTACAGGATCCAGTAATTCCAGCCCGAGGCGAAACCGGCAAACGAGCCCCAGTAGCGGTTGGCGAAGTGGCTGAAGGATCCGGCCACCGGCTGGTCCACTACCATTTCGCTCAGCTGGCGCATGATGAAGAAGGCCATGATGCCGGCGATCGCGTAGCCGAGGATCACCGACGGGCCAGCCAGCTTGATGGTCTGGGCCACGCCGAGGAACAAGCCGGTGCCGACGGCGCCGCCCAGCGCGATCAGCTGGATGTGGCGGTTGCTCAAGCCGCGCTTGAGCGTGTTGTCATTTTTCATGAGAATTTTGATGGGTTGACAGGGCGGTTCAACGCGTCAGACGCTTGACCAGCTGGTACAGAAATTCACGTCCATCATACAGTTCCTTCACGCCGATGCGCTCGTTTAAACCATGGGCATTGACGGTGGCCGGATCGACAAACAAGCCGGACACGCCATACATCGGTATGCCCACCGCGCGGAACAGCCGGCTGTCGGTCGTCGATACGCCCATGGTCGGCACCACCGGCACGCCGGGCCACATTTGCGCGGTCAGCGCTTCCACCGCTGCCATCACGTCCGGACGCAACGGCGACGATGGCGCCTGCTCGCTCTCGGCGCGCACCGTCACCTTGACCTTGTCGCCGCCCAGGGCTTTCAATTGCGCCTCGACAAACGCGAATTGTTCGTCGGGCAGCAGGCGGCAGTTGACGATGGCCTTGGCGCTTTGCGCCAGCGCGTTCGGCGCGTGGCCGGCGTTGACCATGGTGGCCACGCACGTGGTGCGCAGCAGGCCCACCAGGTTTGGATCCTGCGACAGCCGCGCGAACACGGCCGCATCCTGCGTGCCCTGCGCTACCGCGCGCATGTCGGCGGCCACGGCACCCTGCTGCAACGGCGCGCTGCGCTCGAAGTACATGCGCGCCGCGTCGTTCAGGCGCACCGGGAACTGGTACTGTTGCAGCCGGCCCAGTGCAGCGGTCAAGTCGTAGATCACGTTGTCCGGGGTAGGACGGGCGCTGTGGCCGCCGGGACCGCTGGTCTCGAACTCGGCCTGCACAAAGCTTTTTTCACCGATCTGCAAGATCTGCACGAACGGCTTGCCGTTTTTCAGCTCGCCCCGGCCGCCTTCGTTGATGCCGAACTCGGCGTCCACCAGGTCGCGCCGGTTTTCCAGCAGCCAGCGCCCGCCATTGCTGGGCACGCCACCGCGTTCTTCGTCGCCGGTCAGCGCCACGATGATGTCGCGCTCGGGTTTGAAGCCTTCGGTCTTCAGCTGCGCCAGGATGGAAATGAACGCGGCTGCCATGGCTTTGTCATCGACCGCACCCCGGGCCGTGAAGTAACCGTCTTTTTCCTGCAGGATGAACGGGTCGGTGGTCCAGTCGCTGCGTTTGGCTTCCACCACGTCGATGTGCGCCAGCAGCAGCAACGGTTTCTTCTTGCCCGTGCCCTTGAAACGCGCCACCAGGTTGCCCTTGCGCTCGAACGGGGCGATCACTTGCACGTCGTCGGCGTTGAAGCCGGCCGCCAGCAGCCGCTCGCGCATCGCCTGTGCTGCCTTGGTGGTATCGCCTGCGGAGTGGGTGGTGTTGATTTCCACCAGTTGCTGGTAGATGGCGCGGAAGGTTTGCTGTTGCGCGGTGAGGGAGGCGGGAGCTGCTTGGGCGGCGGTGGCCAGCAGGCCGGCCAGCAGCAAGCTGGCGACGAGTTTTTTCTTCATCAATGATTCCTGTACGCTGACATGACAAAGCGCGTCCCCGGGGGACGCGCACTGGTGCGATTAAAACTTGGCGCGCAGGCCGAGGCTGAAGCTGCGGCCCAGTACGTCATAGTAGACGCCATTGGCCGGCAGCGGCGGCGCCCGGTCGAACACATTGTTGACGGCCACGAACACCTCGGGCGAACCTTTGCCGCCGAGCTCATAGCTGCCGCGCCAGTTGAAGTAGGTTACCGACGGCACGATGTTGTTGTCGATGCTGTTGGCCAGCGTGGCGGCGTAGTTGGCATCGTCCGGGCCGATCATGGCGTTGTTGTAGTGGCCCCGGCTGATGTAGCGCAGCTGGCCGGTGGTGGACAGCGGGCCCAGCTTATAGGTGGCGCTGACGTTCCACGACCATTCCGGGATGCCGCCGGTCACGCCGGTCTGGCCGGCGCGGTTGACGCCGTTGGGCGTGGCCGGGGTCACGTCGCCCGACGACCACAGCTCGAACACCTTGGTGCCCTGCACCGCGACGTTGACGGTGCCGTTCAGCTTGTCGCTGAGGTCGCGCAATGGCTGGGCATACGCCAGTTGCAGATCGACACCGTGGGTGCGCAGCTCGCCCACGTTGGCGTTCACGCCGGACACGGCCGCGATCGAGTTGTCGGCAGCGAAGGTGATGTACTGGCAGTCGCTGGTCTTGCCGTCGCGCAGGCAGTTGTTGATCAGGGTCTGGAACGCGACCGTGGTGATCGCGCTTTTGACGTCGATCTTGTAGTAGTCGGCCGACATGCTCAGGCGTTTCAGCCTGGCCGGCTCGAACACGATGCCCAGCGTGGTGGTGTCCGATTTTTCCGGTTGCAGCGCGGTGTTGCCGCCGGTGTAGGCCGTCATCACGTAGCTGCTGTTGAAGGCGGCGCGTGGATCGAACAGCGATTGCGTCGCCGAGTTGCGCGAGCTGAACAGTTCGGACAGGTTCGGTGCGCGGATATCGCGCGAGCGGGCGCCGCGCAGGCGGAAGTCGGCGGTCGGCGAATAGCTGAGGCCAGCCTTCCAGGTCGTGACGTCGCCGGACGTGGAATAACTAGTGCGGCGCACGGCGCCGTTGAAGTCGAGTGCGTGGATGCCGGGCAGTTTTGCCGCCAGCGGCACCAGCGTCTCCAGGTACACCTCTTTCACGCTGAGGTCGCCATTGATCGGCTGGACGTTGTTGATGTTGAAGGCGCCGGCGGACGACAGCGCATCGGCCGACGACGACAGTTTTTCCTTGCGATATTCAAAACCGCCGGCAATCGACACCGGACCGGCCCAGGTGGAAAACGGTTCGCCCTGGATATTAGCCGACGCCTCTTCCAGTTCCGATACCTGCTTGAAGCGCGCCTGGCCTAGGATGTAGGCGGCCGCTGCCGCTGATGGGGTGCTGCTGCCCAGCAGGTTGACCGGTGCGCAGCCATTGGTGGGCGCGGTGAGCGTGGAACGGCAGGCGATCGAACCGAGCGCCAGGCCCGACGTGCCGACGTTGGCGGCGGTCACCGTCACGGCATCGATGGCGCGCAGCATATTGGCGTTGATCACCACGTTGGACGTGGTTTTTTCAAAATTGCTGCGCGCCTTTTGCAGGTTGACGTCCCACTTCCAGGTGTCGCCAAACGATCCCTGCAAGCCGGTGGCCAGGCGCGCCGCTTCGTTGAGGTTTTCCAGTTGCGGCGCGCCGAGATTGTTGCCCGAGTAACCCACGCGCAGCGCCGTGCTGCCCATTTGCGCCGCCACCGCAGCGGGCAGGTAGGCGTTGTCGCGCGCGATCGAGACTGCGGGATTGAAATAGATCTGGCTGGTGCCGCCGCCCTTGCTGCGCGCATACGACGGTTCGACATAGAAGGTGATGTCGGGCGTGATGTCGTACGACAGCTTGCTCATGAACGATGCGCGCTCGACCGGCGTGCGCAGTGCGAACGGGCCGTAGATGCTGTTGCCGTAAGCGCCGCCGCCGATCATGGTGGTGCCGGTCGCGTACTGGCCGTAGGCGAACGGAGCAATGCCCACGGTGCCATCGGCGTTGGTGACGAACTGCTGGCCGCGCAGGGCGGCCGGGTTGGTGGCCACGTTCTGGATCAGGCCGCCGGAAGTCATGTTACCGATGCGCACGCCGCTGGCAATCAGGTTGGCCGGCACGCCCGCTGCACGGGTGCCGGGCACGGCAAAGGCGGACACTTCCTCGCGGCCCCAGTCGCGCTCGTAGTAATTGCGCACGCCGCTGTTGTCGTTGTACTCGCCGCCGGCAATGATGCGGCCGCGGCCGTCGGCAAACGTGGTGCCACCGGCCAGGCTGACGGTCTTGTCGCGGGCATCGCCCTGGCCGGTCTGGCCGTACTGGACCGAGCCCTGCACGCCGTCGATGCGATCCTTCAGGCGGATATTGACCACGCCTGCGACCGCGTCGGAGCCGTAGGCGGCGGAGGCGCCGCCGGTCACCACGTCCACGCTCTGGATCAGCGACGTCGGCACCATGTTCAGGTCCACCCCGGCGGCGCCGGCGATGTTGCCGTTGTAGGTCAGCGGCAGGCGGTTGCGGCCCAGCAGCACCAGGGTGCGGTTGGAGCCGAGGCCGCGCAGGTCGGTAAAGCTGACGCCGGTGCTGGTGGTGCCGCTGGTGGCGGAATTGGTGGCGCGGAACGCCGGCACTTCATTGAGCACATCGGCCACGTTGACCGCCGCGCGCTGGGCGATGGCCGCCCCGCCGATCACGGTGGTGGGGGTAGGGGCCTTGAAGCCGGCACGGTCGATGCGCGAGGCGCTCACCACCACGCTGGCGCCGGTGTCGATCACGGCGTCCACCGCGGCAGGTTCTGCCGTGGTCGCTGCTTCTGCCGCTGCCGCAGTGGTGGCGGGCACAGCCTGCGGCGCAGCCGCCTGGGCATAGCCGTAACCGCTGCCGGACAGCAGCAGCAGGCCGGTGGCCACGCGCAGGGAGCCGGACAGCTTCCTGGGCAGCGGTGCGGCTGGTGGCGTGGAGCGCGGTCGTGGCGCCTTGCGTTTTCCTGATTTGCTCATGAGGTTCCCCCGGTTAGTAACGTCTTTGATGCGAACGTGTGGTTTATTTCCGGATGGCACCTGGTCGTTGTGGCGATCGTTGTCCCTCACCCCGGGGCCCGCTGGTGGCGGATCGGGCGGATCGTTTGTTGCGGCTCGCGATATGGAAATACATGATATCGATATGCAAGCAATTTTTATTCTTTTAAGCCGGGAAAAATCAGAAATTTTGGAATATTGTTCTGATTTAGTTGTATATTTGGATCATCATCCCGTGCCGCATCAATGGCACAGGAAGCCTGCTTGTTTTTCAACATTTTGGAGAACCCTTGGACAAATACGACCTGGCCATCCTGGCTTCCCTTGAACGCGATGGAAGGCAATCGTTCGTTGACCTGGCCGAGGAGGTGGGCCTGTCGAAAACCCCGTGCTGGACCCGCGTGCAGGCGCTGGAAAAGAATGGCACCATCCGCGGCTACCACGCCGACATCGCACCCCAGCTGCTGCAACTGAAACTGACTGCCTATATCCAGGTGATGATCGATTTCGGCCGCCGCGCCGAGTTCGAAGCGGCCGCACTGGCCAACCCGGCCGTGATCGAGTGCCTGTCGATGGCGGGCGAGGCCGACTACCTGCTCAAGGTCGTGTGCGAGGGCGTCGATACGCTGGACGACCTGTTGCGCTACAACCTGTCGCTGCTGCCCGGCTTGCAGCGCTCCACCACCATGATCTGCCTCAAGACCATCAAGTCGCGTTCGTCACTGACGGCGGCGGCTCACTGGCGCGCCAAAGCGGTCTGACAGGTATAACTGTTCTGTCAACCGCGACGGATTCGGACCAATGTTCCGAATCTGCGCGCTTCGTCGGAAAAATAAGAACACTATTTTTCTGCTAGCCAAGTAAAATTTCTTACACCAGCGGAAGTCATCGCGTCGTGCAGCGTAAGCCGCCGTCACGCCGAAGCCGTCAACCGCAGAATTGTCATCCTTGCGCACGCGGGGATCCATAGACCGCGTGATCTGAGGCTCAGTATGGATCCCCGCTTTCGCGAGGATGACGGATTGTCGGCTAACGGCTGCGGTTGCAATCGGTACTTCCGCTACCAGGTTTTTCCAGTTCTTCCACTTAAGGACCCACCGATGAAATCGAAGTCGCTCCCTCTTACCGCCCTTGCTGCTGCCCTGTTGTGCTGGTCTTGCGCCGCTGCCGCGAAGGACGTGGTCATCCACGCCGGCCACCTGATCGACGCCGTCTCCGGCAAGGTGGCCGACAAGATGTCCATCCTGGTCACCGATGACCGCATCACCGCCGTGCAGAGCGGCTTCGTCACCCCGGCCGGCGCCGAGATCGTCGATCTGTCGCAGGCGACCGTGCTGCCGGGGCTGATCGACTGCCATGTGCACATGAGCTTTGGCGTGATCGGCGAAGGCGGCGGACTGGCGCAGCGCTTCACCACCACGTCCAGCGACACCGCGTTCCGCACTGCGGCGGCCGCGACGCGCATGCTGGACCTGGGCTTCACGTCGTTGCGCGACCTGGGCACGGAAACCGAGGTGATCGTGGGCCTCAAGCGCGCCATCAACAGCGGCGTGATCCCGGGACCACGGATGTATGTGTCCGGCATGTACCTTGGCCCCACGGGTGGGCACAGCGACAAGCGCAACGGCCTCGATCCCGAGCTCGACCATGCGCATTGGGACGCGTCGGTGATCGACGGCCCGGACGAGGCGGTCAAGGCCGTGCGCCGCCTGCACCGCGAAGGCGCCGACCTGGTCAAGATCATGCCCAGCGGCGGCGTACTCAGCATTAACGACGATCCCAAGCGCACCACCATGACCGACGCCGAAGTGTCCGCCGTGGTGACCACCGCGCATGCGCTGGGCATGAAGGTGGCCGCGCACGCGCACGGCAAGGGCGCCATCGATCAGGCCAGCCGGCTCGGCGCCGATTCGGTCGAGCATGTCACCTTTGGCGAGCCCGACAGCTACCAGTTGATGAAGAAAAACGGTACCTATTTCGTGCCGACCCTGCTGGTGGCAAATCGCGGCCTGAAGTTGGCGATCGAGCATCCGGAACGGCTGCCGCCGTCGTCAGCCGCCAAGGCGAAGATCGTGGCACCGGGCACCATCAAGAACGCGGGAGTGGCCTACCGGGCCGGCGTGAAAATGGCATTCGGCACCGACCAGACCGGCGGCAACGGCGAGGAATTCGCGCTACTGGTACAGGCCGGTATCACGCCGATGGATGCGATCCTGATGGCCACCCGTAACGCCGCCGATTTGATCGGCGCAGCACAGGACATCGGCAGCATCGCACCGGGCCGCTATGCCGACATCATTGCCGTCAAGGGCGACCCGATCGCCAACATCCGCACGCTGGAAAAAGTCTCGTTCGTGATGAAGGGCGGCAAGGTGGTCAAGCCGCTGGCCGACTAACGGTCGTCCTGCTGCAGCAGGCTGGTGCCCAGCACGCCCGATTCGCCGAGATTGCGCAGCACCATGTGCGAGCGGATGTCGAGCACGCCGGGTACCTTGTAGAGCTTGTTCATCACGAAGTCGGAATAGTGTTTCAAATTGCGCGCGCGTACCCGCAGCATGTAGTTGGCTTCGCCGGTTACCACGAACGAGCCCACCACCTCTTCCCACTGCGGCAGGGCGGCGACGAACTGCTCGTGCCACTGGTCGGTGTCGCGCCGCATGGTGATGATGACGAACGCTTCCACGTCCAGTCCCAGCAGTTCGGCGTCGAGGCGGGCGGTGTAGCCCTGGATGATGCCGGCTTCCTCGAGCAGGCCGACGCGGCGCAGGCAGGCCGACGGCGACAGGAACACCAGCTCGGCCAGCCGGGCGTTGCTGATGCGGCCGTCCTGCTGCAGGGCCCGTAATATGTTTATATCGACAAGGTCCAGTTTCATTGAAATATTTTGCGGTTTTTAAGTAGATAAATCGAATAATAGATCAATATCGGCGTTTTTTGCGCCGATCTTTGCAGAAAAAAAAGTTCTTTCGTGCTCTAGAATATATCTGTCGCAGCCCTTCACCACCACGCTCTCATGACCACTACGCACCGCATCTGGGACATCAGTCCCACGCTGTCACCGGCCATTCCCGTCTGGCCCGGCGACAGCCCGTTCAGCGCCCGCACCACCTGGCAGATGGACGAGCAATGCCCGGTGCAGGTGAGCCAGATTACGCTGTCCACCCACACCGGCGCCCATTGCGACGCGCCGTCGCACTACGACAGCGCTGGCGCGGCCATCGACGCCGTGGCGCTCGACCCTTACCTGGGGCCGTGCCGCGTGATCGATTGCAGCATGCTGGGTATCGCTGCCGGCGGCGTGGTGGAAGCGCGCCACATTGCTTCCATGCTGCATAACACGCCGGCGCGGGTGCTGCTCAAGACCACGGCTACCGCGCCGCAGTTGGCGTGGGACGCGCAGTTCATTGCCGTCGCCGCTGGCGCCATCGACCTGATGGCCTGGCACGGCGTGCGCCTGGTGGGCATCGATACGCCGTCGATCGATCCGCAAACCTCGAAGACCATGGCCAGCCACAACGCCGTGCGGCGCCACGCCATGGCCATCCTGGAAGGCGTGGTGCTCGACGAGATTGCGGCCGGCGATTACGAACTGATCGCGCTGCCGCTCAAATTGCGCGGGCTCGACGCCAGCCCGGTGCGCGCGGTGTTGCGTGCGCTGCCCGGTGACGTATCGCCCCCATCCTTTGCCTTTACCCGATAACTTCAACCACGAGACTTCCATGACCACCGAACAAGATTGCCTGGCGCTCGACGCCGCCGACCCGCTGGCCGCCCAGCGCGCCCAGTTTGCACTGCCTGACGGCG
This is a stretch of genomic DNA from Duganella zoogloeoides. It encodes these proteins:
- a CDS encoding Lrp/AsnC family transcriptional regulator — protein: MKLDLVDINILRALQQDGRISNARLAELVFLSPSACLRRVGLLEEAGIIQGYTARLDAELLGLDVEAFVIITMRRDTDQWHEQFVAALPQWEEVVGSFVVTGEANYMLRVRARNLKHYSDFVMNKLYKVPGVLDIRSHMVLRNLGESGVLGTSLLQQDDR
- a CDS encoding amidohydrolase family protein, whose translation is MKSKSLPLTALAAALLCWSCAAAAKDVVIHAGHLIDAVSGKVADKMSILVTDDRITAVQSGFVTPAGAEIVDLSQATVLPGLIDCHVHMSFGVIGEGGGLAQRFTTTSSDTAFRTAAAATRMLDLGFTSLRDLGTETEVIVGLKRAINSGVIPGPRMYVSGMYLGPTGGHSDKRNGLDPELDHAHWDASVIDGPDEAVKAVRRLHREGADLVKIMPSGGVLSINDDPKRTTMTDAEVSAVVTTAHALGMKVAAHAHGKGAIDQASRLGADSVEHVTFGEPDSYQLMKKNGTYFVPTLLVANRGLKLAIEHPERLPPSSAAKAKIVAPGTIKNAGVAYRAGVKMAFGTDQTGGNGEEFALLVQAGITPMDAILMATRNAADLIGAAQDIGSIAPGRYADIIAVKGDPIANIRTLEKVSFVMKGGKVVKPLAD
- the kynB gene encoding arylformamidase; this encodes MTTTHRIWDISPTLSPAIPVWPGDSPFSARTTWQMDEQCPVQVSQITLSTHTGAHCDAPSHYDSAGAAIDAVALDPYLGPCRVIDCSMLGIAAGGVVEARHIASMLHNTPARVLLKTTATAPQLAWDAQFIAVAAGAIDLMAWHGVRLVGIDTPSIDPQTSKTMASHNAVRRHAMAILEGVVLDEIAAGDYELIALPLKLRGLDASPVRAVLRALPGDVSPPSFAFTR
- a CDS encoding TonB-dependent receptor domain-containing protein, with protein sequence MSKSGKRKAPRPRSTPPAAPLPRKLSGSLRVATGLLLLSGSGYGYAQAAAPQAVPATTAAAAEAATTAEPAAVDAVIDTGASVVVSASRIDRAGFKAPTPTTVIGGAAIAQRAAVNVADVLNEVPAFRATNSATSGTTSTGVSFTDLRGLGSNRTLVLLGRNRLPLTYNGNIAGAAGVDLNMVPTSLIQSVDVVTGGASAAYGSDAVAGVVNIRLKDRIDGVQGSVQYGQTGQGDARDKTVSLAGGTTFADGRGRIIAGGEYNDNSGVRNYYERDWGREEVSAFAVPGTRAAGVPANLIASGVRIGNMTSGGLIQNVATNPAALRGQQFVTNADGTVGIAPFAYGQYATGTTMIGGGAYGNSIYGPFALRTPVERASFMSKLSYDITPDITFYVEPSYARSKGGGTSQIYFNPAVSIARDNAYLPAAVAAQMGSTALRVGYSGNNLGAPQLENLNEAARLATGLQGSFGDTWKWDVNLQKARSNFEKTTSNVVINANMLRAIDAVTVTAANVGTSGLALGSIACRSTLTAPTNGCAPVNLLGSSTPSAAAAAYILGQARFKQVSELEEASANIQGEPFSTWAGPVSIAGGFEYRKEKLSSSADALSSAGAFNINNVQPINGDLSVKEVYLETLVPLAAKLPGIHALDFNGAVRRTSYSTSGDVTTWKAGLSYSPTADFRLRGARSRDIRAPNLSELFSSRNSATQSLFDPRAAFNSSYVMTAYTGGNTALQPEKSDTTTLGIVFEPARLKRLSMSADYYKIDVKSAITTVAFQTLINNCLRDGKTSDCQYITFAADNSIAAVSGVNANVGELRTHGVDLQLAYAQPLRDLSDKLNGTVNVAVQGTKVFELWSSGDVTPATPNGVNRAGQTGVTGGIPEWSWNVSATYKLGPLSTTGQLRYISRGHYNNAMIGPDDANYAATLANSIDNNIVPSVTYFNWRGSYELGGKGSPEVFVAVNNVFDRAPPLPANGVYYDVLGRSFSLGLRAKF
- a CDS encoding Lrp/AsnC family transcriptional regulator, which codes for MDKYDLAILASLERDGRQSFVDLAEEVGLSKTPCWTRVQALEKNGTIRGYHADIAPQLLQLKLTAYIQVMIDFGRRAEFEAAALANPAVIECLSMAGEADYLLKVVCEGVDTLDDLLRYNLSLLPGLQRSTTMICLKTIKSRSSLTAAAHWRAKAV